A stretch of the Sorangium aterium genome encodes the following:
- a CDS encoding response regulator transcription factor, with product MMPPRVLVAEDEPAMLSLVARHLRNLGFSVIEASEGDAAWELAREHRPDLVILDVMMPGMSGWEICKRLKSDTSDGRPFASTGVIMLTGIGENLNEMTSPLFAADAWLNKPFDFSDLDARVRETLARYAKQVPDANGAKAQASAVGEEREAAAQPSSRERATGAKKSAANSAVASRAAAKRSAATKKPAAKAAKKPAATKKPAAKAAKKPAAKAAKKPTATKKPAAKAAKKPTATKKPAAKAAKKPAATPAAAKKPAAAKKPAAKAAPKKKSMK from the coding sequence ATGATGCCGCCCCGTGTGCTGGTGGCCGAAGACGAACCGGCGATGTTGAGCCTCGTTGCGCGTCACCTGAGGAACCTGGGTTTCTCTGTGATCGAGGCCTCCGAGGGGGATGCTGCCTGGGAGCTCGCGCGTGAGCACCGGCCGGATCTGGTGATCCTGGACGTGATGATGCCCGGCATGAGCGGCTGGGAGATCTGCAAGCGGCTGAAGAGCGACACGTCCGACGGACGGCCGTTCGCGAGCACCGGCGTCATCATGCTCACCGGGATCGGCGAGAACCTGAACGAGATGACCTCGCCGCTCTTCGCCGCAGACGCGTGGTTGAACAAGCCGTTCGATTTCTCGGATCTGGACGCGCGGGTGCGCGAGACGCTCGCCCGTTATGCGAAGCAGGTGCCTGATGCGAACGGCGCCAAGGCCCAGGCGAGCGCGGTCGGCGAGGAGCGTGAGGCCGCTGCGCAGCCGTCCTCCAGAGAACGGGCGACGGGGGCGAAGAAGTCGGCGGCAAACAGTGCCGTGGCGAGCAGGGCTGCTGCGAAGCGGTCGGCCGCGACGAAGAAGCCGGCCGCCAAGGCGGCGAAGAAGCCGGCCGCGACGAAGAAACCGGCAGCCAAGGCGGCGAAGAAGCCGGCAGCCAAGGCGGCGAAGAAACCGACCGCGACGAAGAAGCCGGCAGCCAAGGCGGCGAAGAAGCCGACCGCGACGAAGAAGCCGGCAGCCAAGGCGGCGAAGAAGCCGGCTGCTACGCCGGCCGCGGCGAAGAAGCCTGCTGCGGCGAAGAAGCCTGCCGCCAAGGCAGCGCCCAAGAAGAAGTCGATGAAGTGA